In a single window of the Nocardioides sp. L-11A genome:
- a CDS encoding ABC transporter ATP-binding protein, which yields MLEITDLRKEYRTGSGVLAALDGVSATLEKGRTLAVVGESGSGKSTLGAIVTGLETPTSGTVAIDGTTIDRRAFRGPLRRRVQTVFQSPLQSLNAKFKVETTLAEPLRLLLGLSKSEASARVDELLDAVHLPRELRYRRPTELSGGQQQRVAIARALAPEPDLVVLDEPTSGLDQSIRGRIVTLLRELQAERGLSYVFITHDIDVAQAIAHDVIVMQHGRIVERGGREVLHTPQHDYTRRLLAAVPSLDPARRRRAAHATSPTPLPHDEETAP from the coding sequence GTGCTTGAGATCACCGATCTCCGCAAGGAGTACCGCACCGGCTCGGGCGTCCTCGCCGCGCTGGACGGCGTCAGCGCGACCCTCGAGAAGGGCCGCACCCTGGCGGTGGTCGGCGAGTCGGGCTCCGGCAAGTCCACCCTCGGTGCGATCGTCACCGGCCTCGAGACCCCGACCTCCGGCACCGTCGCGATCGACGGTACGACGATCGACCGGCGCGCCTTCCGCGGCCCGCTGCGGCGCCGGGTGCAGACCGTCTTCCAGAGTCCGCTGCAGTCGCTGAACGCCAAGTTCAAGGTGGAGACCACGCTGGCCGAGCCGCTGCGTCTGCTGCTCGGGCTCAGCAAGAGCGAGGCCTCCGCCCGGGTCGACGAGCTGCTCGACGCGGTGCACCTGCCGCGCGAGCTGCGGTACCGCCGGCCCACCGAGCTCTCGGGCGGGCAGCAGCAGCGCGTCGCGATCGCCCGCGCCCTGGCGCCGGAGCCCGACCTCGTCGTCCTCGACGAGCCGACCAGCGGACTCGACCAGTCCATCCGCGGCCGGATCGTCACCCTGCTCCGCGAGCTGCAGGCCGAGCGCGGCCTCAGCTACGTGTTCATCACCCACGACATCGACGTGGCCCAGGCCATCGCGCACGACGTGATCGTCATGCAGCACGGCCGCATCGTCGAGCGAGGTGGCCGTGAGGTGCTGCACACCCCCCAGCACGACTACACCCGGCGGCTCCTCGCCGCCGTCCCCAGCCTCGATCCCGCGCGGCGCCGACGCGCCGCGCACGCGACCAGCCCCACCCCCCTTCCCCATGATGAGGAGACAGCACCGTGA
- a CDS encoding anti-phage dCTP deaminase, protein MSTAPEDSITPLFKGRRVDRGEVVVGLVGAMGTDLDQICTELGAAFVSVAYRVEHVRVSSLIDDFMASEKIDIPVTEKRTKIDRLMDQGDALRDGLNHGAAAAVLAVGRIAHSRAVAAAADGTDPDEERQNVATVIRQLKHPQEVDALRSIYGPRFALLGVWSTEEQREAAVERRLQSQHPGMTEEWYAHHIRRLMVRDEKDASRQFGQRVRETYELADAFVTVTPGHDSASEVARFVRLLFGSYFETPTADEHAMFVAAGASLRSSDAGRQVGAVVVDTEGEVVVSGVNEIPKPHGGQYWVGDVPDLRDFKIGYDENARQKVAIVADILSSLSDSGWLDPKFKETKPEKLARDAMSNGGPLEKSRIADLLEFARVAHAEMAAICTAARRGVSLAERTMYTTTYPCHECARLIIASGISRVIYVDPYPKSQVSKMFSNEVSETASKNMVSFEPYSGVAPRFYRSVFRMTGRSRDNLTGTYGTWKPDEALPRVVTDAQLLNNLVTAEGQFYEAAFELLVNTDWAPAIERSFDETSEI, encoded by the coding sequence ATGTCCACAGCCCCCGAGGACAGCATCACCCCTCTTTTCAAGGGGCGACGGGTAGATCGGGGAGAGGTCGTCGTCGGGCTGGTCGGTGCGATGGGTACCGACCTGGATCAGATCTGCACAGAGCTGGGAGCGGCATTCGTGTCGGTCGCGTATCGCGTTGAGCACGTGCGTGTGAGCTCTCTGATCGATGACTTCATGGCCTCGGAGAAGATCGACATCCCGGTCACTGAGAAGCGGACGAAGATCGACAGGCTGATGGACCAAGGCGACGCGTTGAGGGACGGCCTGAACCACGGCGCTGCGGCCGCTGTCCTGGCTGTCGGGCGGATCGCTCACAGTCGCGCGGTCGCGGCCGCCGCGGATGGCACAGATCCAGACGAGGAGCGACAGAACGTCGCGACTGTGATTCGCCAGTTGAAGCATCCGCAGGAAGTGGACGCACTTCGTAGTATCTACGGCCCGCGGTTCGCGCTGCTAGGCGTCTGGTCGACGGAAGAGCAGCGTGAGGCCGCCGTGGAGCGACGGCTGCAGAGTCAACACCCTGGCATGACTGAGGAGTGGTATGCCCACCACATCCGCCGTCTGATGGTGCGCGACGAGAAGGACGCGAGTCGACAGTTCGGGCAAAGAGTTCGCGAAACCTACGAGCTTGCCGACGCCTTTGTGACCGTCACACCTGGACATGACTCTGCCAGCGAGGTCGCACGGTTCGTGAGATTGCTGTTCGGTTCCTACTTCGAAACACCAACTGCGGATGAGCACGCCATGTTTGTCGCGGCGGGTGCCAGCCTCCGCTCGTCTGACGCCGGCCGCCAGGTCGGCGCTGTGGTGGTCGACACAGAGGGCGAAGTCGTAGTCAGCGGAGTCAACGAGATCCCGAAGCCGCATGGCGGGCAGTACTGGGTGGGCGACGTTCCAGATCTGCGCGACTTCAAGATCGGTTACGATGAGAACGCCAGACAGAAAGTTGCAATTGTCGCCGACATCCTCAGCTCTCTGAGCGACTCGGGGTGGCTCGATCCAAAGTTCAAGGAGACGAAGCCAGAGAAGTTGGCGCGTGACGCCATGTCAAATGGCGGACCACTTGAAAAAAGTAGAATCGCCGATCTTTTAGAGTTCGCGCGAGTCGCCCACGCCGAGATGGCGGCCATCTGTACGGCCGCACGGCGTGGCGTTTCTCTGGCAGAGAGAACTATGTACACAACGACGTATCCATGCCACGAGTGCGCCCGATTGATTATTGCGTCGGGAATCTCAAGGGTGATCTACGTCGACCCATATCCCAAGTCACAGGTCAGCAAGATGTTCTCGAACGAGGTGTCCGAGACGGCAAGCAAGAATATGGTCTCGTTCGAGCCTTACAGCGGCGTGGCGCCACGCTTCTACCGGTCGGTCTTCCGAATGACTGGACGAAGCCGCGACAACCTGACCGGGACGTACGGCACGTGGAAGCCCGATGAGGCCTTGCCAAGGGTGGTGACTGACGCCCAACTTCTCAACAACTTGGTGACCGCAGAGGGCCAGTTTTACGAGGCTGCATTTGAACTTCTGGTCAATACAGACTGGGCCCCGGCGATAGAGCGCTCCTTCGATGAGACCAGCGAGATCTGA
- a CDS encoding LLM class flavin-dependent oxidoreductase, which yields MRFGLGVPTGTEGLMYPVPYASPEQAVQLAVEAERLGFDGVWGNDHVTTQHYVREEFPEPPRYYDPYLYLAYVAAETTTLHLCTAITVLSFRNPAVLAKQAATLDQLSGGRFKMGVGIGAYREEAEAIWPGAKLHRGRQADEYLQALEVIFRDRSATFEGEFVNFRDVESFPRPRQDVLPILSGGNSDGSRERAARWCQGWIPAVLTPDEVAAGLAEIRRIAESHGRELPADFDVAPQLSVSPGKDTQDAITRFEGSQLYAHMRSLSKSTLKDQDTSDFVRRNLIGNAQQMIEQVHAYAEAGVTTLSALLFACNTVEETLDSMAWFSENVIHPYRREAGSGETR from the coding sequence ATGCGTTTCGGACTCGGCGTTCCCACCGGAACCGAAGGCCTGATGTACCCCGTTCCCTACGCGAGCCCCGAGCAGGCCGTGCAGCTGGCGGTGGAGGCCGAGCGCCTCGGCTTCGACGGCGTGTGGGGCAACGACCACGTCACCACGCAGCACTACGTGCGCGAGGAGTTCCCGGAGCCCCCGCGCTACTACGACCCCTACCTCTACCTCGCGTACGTCGCCGCGGAGACCACGACGCTGCACCTGTGCACCGCGATCACGGTGCTGTCGTTCCGCAACCCGGCGGTGCTGGCCAAGCAGGCGGCCACCCTCGACCAGCTCTCCGGCGGTCGCTTCAAGATGGGCGTCGGCATCGGTGCCTACCGCGAGGAGGCCGAAGCCATCTGGCCCGGCGCCAAGCTGCACCGCGGCCGGCAGGCCGACGAGTACCTCCAGGCCCTGGAGGTCATCTTCCGTGACCGCAGCGCCACCTTCGAGGGCGAGTTCGTCAACTTCCGCGACGTGGAGAGCTTCCCGCGCCCCCGCCAGGACGTCCTGCCGATCCTCTCGGGCGGCAACTCCGACGGCTCCCGCGAGCGTGCCGCCCGCTGGTGCCAGGGCTGGATCCCCGCGGTCCTGACGCCGGACGAGGTGGCCGCCGGCCTCGCCGAGATCCGCCGGATCGCCGAGAGCCACGGCCGCGAGCTGCCCGCCGACTTCGACGTCGCGCCGCAGTTGTCGGTGTCGCCCGGCAAGGACACCCAGGACGCGATCACCCGCTTCGAGGGCTCGCAGCTGTACGCCCACATGCGCTCGCTGTCGAAGAGCACGCTGAAGGACCAGGACACCTCCGACTTCGTGCGGCGCAACCTGATCGGCAACGCCCAGCAGATGATCGAGCAGGTCCACGCCTACGCCGAGGCCGGCGTGACCACGCTGTCCGCGCTGCTCTTCGCCTGCAACACCGTCGAGGAGACCCTCGACAGCATGGCCTGGTTCTCGGAGAACGTGATCCACCCGTACCGGCGCGAGGCCGGCTCCGGAGAGACGCGATGA
- a CDS encoding ABC transporter permease, with the protein MLRYVLRRLAISVVTVVGLVLVTFIVVRILPGDAAAARLGPEASQADVDALRTQLGLDDSLPRQLLDYTTGLLKGDLGPAVSTGRPVSDELFDRLPATIELAFAGLVIALLIGFPWGLLAAARPGRVGDVSGRLFAVLGSSMAPIWLGLLLIFGFYSTWHLFPGPVGRLAIGTPPPPEVTGTYVFDSLLAGDFGLAWQSIQYLALPALTLGLGASAAVFKMVRSAVLHTAESGFVRTARAYGVPGREVLLRDQLRNAMLQVLTAIGLVFGFLLGGNIIVERLFNWPGMGRVAYDALGSNDLGLLQGYALIIGTLYILLNLAVDLVYGVIDPRVRLGGSNS; encoded by the coding sequence GTGCTCCGCTATGTCTTGCGACGACTGGCGATCTCCGTCGTCACAGTGGTGGGACTGGTGCTCGTCACCTTCATCGTGGTCCGCATCCTGCCGGGCGACGCCGCCGCGGCGCGGCTCGGCCCCGAGGCCAGCCAGGCCGACGTCGACGCCCTGCGCACGCAGCTCGGGCTCGACGACTCGCTGCCCCGGCAGCTCCTCGACTACACGACCGGCCTGCTCAAGGGCGATCTCGGGCCCGCGGTCTCGACCGGCCGCCCGGTCAGCGACGAGCTGTTCGACCGGCTCCCCGCGACCATCGAGCTCGCGTTCGCCGGCCTGGTCATCGCGCTCCTCATCGGCTTCCCCTGGGGTCTGCTGGCCGCGGCCCGGCCCGGCCGGGTCGGTGACGTCTCGGGCCGCCTCTTCGCCGTCCTCGGCTCGTCGATGGCCCCGATCTGGCTCGGCCTGCTGCTGATCTTCGGCTTCTACTCCACCTGGCACCTCTTCCCCGGACCGGTCGGCCGGCTGGCGATCGGCACGCCACCACCACCCGAGGTCACCGGCACCTACGTCTTCGACAGCCTGCTGGCCGGCGACTTCGGCCTGGCCTGGCAGTCGATCCAGTACCTCGCGCTCCCCGCACTCACCCTGGGCCTCGGCGCCTCCGCCGCGGTGTTCAAGATGGTCCGCTCCGCCGTGCTCCACACCGCCGAGTCCGGCTTCGTCCGCACCGCCCGCGCGTACGGCGTCCCCGGCCGCGAGGTGCTGCTGCGCGACCAGCTGCGCAACGCGATGCTCCAGGTGCTGACCGCCATCGGGCTGGTCTTCGGCTTCCTGCTCGGCGGCAACATCATCGTCGAGCGGCTCTTCAACTGGCCCGGCATGGGCCGCGTCGCCTACGACGCCCTCGGCAGCAACGATCTCGGCCTGCTGCAGGGCTACGCGCTGATCATCGGCACCCTCTACATCCTGCTCAACCTCGCGGTCGACCTCGTCTACGGCGTCATCGACCCCCGCGTCCGTCTGGGAGGGAGCAACTCATGA
- a CDS encoding ABC transporter permease translates to MSTANTSANSSADAGATAGSGTRGRPTLLHRPFLLVGVTIVGILLVLGLVGPFLVDDPSARVAEPFLAPSGSHWFGTDSFGRDIFARCVNAIWLDLAIGVSVAVLAMLIGSAIGVIAGYLGGLVDDVIMRCVDILMAFPGFVLAMILLVSIGESLPKLAIALAIAQVAPFVRLVRAKVLSERELDYVAAARVSGARWPRVAFRHLLPNSIRPAAVQLTLVCGYSILNVSGLAYLGVGIHPPTAEWGVMVSEGAANMLTGQWWTAFFPGLLIAITVMALHFIGDDLGGDRA, encoded by the coding sequence ATGAGCACCGCCAACACCAGCGCCAACAGCAGCGCCGACGCCGGCGCCACCGCCGGCTCCGGCACCCGCGGCCGGCCCACCCTGCTGCACCGCCCCTTCCTGCTCGTCGGCGTCACCATCGTCGGCATCCTGCTCGTGCTCGGCCTGGTCGGGCCGTTCCTCGTGGATGACCCGAGCGCCCGCGTCGCGGAGCCCTTCCTGGCCCCGTCCGGGTCCCACTGGTTCGGCACCGACAGCTTCGGACGCGACATCTTCGCCCGCTGCGTCAACGCGATCTGGCTGGACCTGGCGATCGGCGTCAGCGTGGCCGTGCTCGCCATGCTGATCGGCTCCGCGATCGGCGTCATCGCCGGCTACCTGGGCGGTCTGGTCGACGACGTGATCATGCGCTGCGTCGACATCCTGATGGCCTTCCCCGGCTTCGTGCTCGCGATGATCCTGCTGGTCTCGATCGGGGAGTCGCTGCCCAAGCTGGCGATCGCGCTCGCCATCGCCCAGGTCGCCCCGTTCGTGCGGCTGGTCCGGGCCAAGGTGCTGAGCGAGCGCGAGCTCGACTACGTGGCGGCCGCCCGGGTCTCCGGCGCACGCTGGCCGCGGGTCGCCTTCCGGCACCTGCTGCCCAACTCCATCCGGCCCGCCGCCGTGCAGCTCACCCTGGTCTGCGGCTACTCGATCCTCAACGTCTCCGGTCTCGCCTACCTCGGCGTCGGCATCCACCCGCCGACCGCGGAGTGGGGCGTGATGGTCTCCGAGGGCGCGGCGAACATGCTCACCGGCCAGTGGTGGACGGCCTTCTTCCCCGGTCTGCTCATCGCGATCACGGTGATGGCGCTGCACTTCATCGGCGACGACCTCGGCGGTGATCGCGCATGA
- a CDS encoding Xaa-Pro peptidase family protein, which yields MSARAIDPALVAARRDRLRRELPGADVDAVLALSAANFDYATGYRSVSAVVHGISPLAAVVTPDALQVAGPVSDSAPGFDAGLVEEDYAAYGRFFYESENGTARPTQLVEQHADYANAIAAAIRAAGVASGRLGLDERACPEPLRRQLEELLPDVELLAASTWFSQVRGVKLPGEVELLERSARVVEAAILAGIDAAGVGVSEAEIARVVNRELVADDFEPRFVVVTSGPRSALSDASPTHRKLERGDLLRFDVGGMREGYWADLGRTAVIGEPSERQTRFYDAILAGEDALFAMARPGVSAKALFEHALDVVEATGGPQPYRRQHVGHGIGLEVYEPPIVAPSHDVALEQGMTFCFETPYYELGWGGMMVEDALVVTDDGVRLLSDRRRELQVVPA from the coding sequence ATGAGCGCTCGCGCCATCGACCCCGCCCTCGTCGCCGCCCGGCGCGACCGGCTGCGCCGGGAGCTCCCCGGTGCGGACGTCGACGCGGTGCTCGCGCTGAGCGCCGCCAACTTCGACTACGCCACCGGCTACCGGAGCGTGTCGGCGGTCGTGCACGGCATCTCGCCGCTCGCCGCGGTGGTGACCCCCGACGCTCTCCAGGTCGCCGGCCCGGTCTCCGACAGTGCCCCGGGCTTCGACGCGGGTCTGGTCGAGGAGGACTACGCGGCGTACGGCCGGTTCTTCTACGAGTCCGAGAACGGTACGGCGCGACCGACCCAGTTGGTCGAGCAGCACGCCGACTACGCGAACGCGATCGCGGCCGCGATCCGTGCCGCGGGTGTGGCGTCGGGTCGCCTCGGGCTCGACGAGCGGGCCTGCCCCGAGCCGCTGCGCCGCCAGCTGGAGGAGCTGCTCCCCGATGTCGAGCTGCTCGCCGCCAGCACCTGGTTCTCCCAGGTGCGCGGCGTGAAGCTGCCCGGCGAGGTCGAGCTGCTGGAGCGTTCCGCGCGCGTGGTGGAGGCGGCCATCCTGGCCGGGATCGACGCGGCCGGCGTCGGTGTCTCCGAGGCGGAGATCGCCCGCGTGGTCAATCGCGAGCTGGTCGCCGACGACTTCGAACCGCGCTTCGTCGTGGTCACCTCCGGCCCCCGCTCGGCCCTGAGCGACGCGTCCCCCACCCACCGCAAGCTCGAGCGGGGCGACCTGCTCCGGTTCGACGTGGGCGGCATGCGCGAGGGCTACTGGGCCGACCTCGGTCGGACGGCGGTCATCGGCGAGCCGAGCGAGCGACAGACCCGGTTCTACGACGCGATCCTCGCCGGCGAGGACGCCCTGTTCGCGATGGCGCGCCCCGGCGTCAGCGCCAAGGCGCTCTTCGAGCACGCCCTCGACGTGGTCGAGGCCACCGGCGGCCCCCAGCCCTACCGCCGCCAGCACGTCGGGCACGGCATCGGCCTGGAGGTCTACGAGCCGCCGATCGTGGCGCCGTCGCACGACGTCGCGCTGGAGCAGGGCATGACCTTCTGCTTCGAGACCCCGTACTACGAGCTCGGCTGGGGCGGGATGATGGTGGAGGACGCGCTGGTGGTCACCGACGACGGCGTGCGGTTGCTGAGCGACCGGCGCCGGGAGCTGCAGGTCGTACCGGCATGA
- a CDS encoding ParA family protein — MSVPDAPAPNETTGTQVAIYAFWNNKGGTGKTSLCFQSICFYANLHPNERVLAIDVCPQANLSELLLGGLANEGSTRLLARQGETVRATIGGYFQLRLPAPYSAPPINAQDFITKPSTFNQEIPANVDLICGDPLLELQSNAISTLANNQIPGTNAWVAVVDWLRDLLAEIQDGYDTIFIDCNPSFSIYTQIALSAVDRLVLPVMADDSSRRAIQNAFSLVYGLKLPSDIYQSYAFATRLLEEKRELPRVHLIAKNRITQYMGSASAYAAVLRSIDDDVTKLISSNPGIFTFDDVPSGVVNVRDFQTTGVVAFAQGTPLYALKSGKRTVLGHRVTVHEDYRLNMVDAMTNLVAKL, encoded by the coding sequence ATGTCCGTCCCGGACGCGCCGGCGCCCAATGAAACGACGGGAACGCAAGTGGCCATCTACGCTTTCTGGAACAACAAGGGCGGGACTGGAAAGACCAGCCTGTGCTTCCAATCGATCTGCTTCTATGCCAATCTCCATCCCAACGAGCGCGTCCTTGCAATTGATGTGTGCCCGCAGGCGAACCTTTCAGAACTGCTTCTTGGCGGCCTCGCGAACGAGGGCAGTACGCGTCTTCTCGCTCGCCAAGGCGAGACCGTCCGCGCGACCATCGGCGGCTACTTCCAGCTGCGGTTGCCGGCGCCGTACTCGGCGCCGCCAATCAACGCGCAGGACTTCATCACGAAGCCCTCGACGTTCAACCAGGAAATTCCGGCAAATGTCGACCTAATTTGCGGCGACCCGCTGCTCGAGCTGCAATCCAATGCAATCTCGACCTTGGCTAACAACCAGATCCCGGGCACGAACGCATGGGTCGCTGTCGTCGACTGGCTGCGCGACCTGCTCGCCGAAATCCAAGATGGCTACGACACGATCTTCATCGACTGCAACCCAAGCTTCTCTATCTACACCCAGATCGCACTTTCTGCGGTCGACCGGCTTGTGCTGCCAGTGATGGCGGACGACTCGTCACGCCGAGCAATCCAGAACGCCTTCTCGCTCGTCTACGGCCTGAAACTTCCGTCGGACATCTACCAGTCGTATGCATTCGCGACACGTCTACTTGAGGAGAAGCGTGAGCTTCCGAGGGTCCATCTCATCGCAAAGAATCGGATTACGCAGTACATGGGCTCAGCGTCGGCTTACGCGGCCGTGCTGCGCTCAATCGACGACGACGTCACGAAGCTGATCAGCAGCAACCCGGGCATCTTCACGTTCGACGACGTGCCAAGCGGCGTCGTCAACGTGCGAGACTTCCAGACCACGGGAGTCGTCGCATTTGCTCAGGGCACGCCCCTTTACGCCCTCAAGTCGGGCAAGCGAACAGTGCTTGGACACCGCGTCACTGTCCACGAGGACTACCGACTGAATATGGTAGATGCGATGACCAATCTCGTCGCGAAGCTCTAA
- a CDS encoding ABC transporter ATP-binding protein, whose product MSRLVVENLGIATAAGTRILDDVSFDIAPGEIVGLVGESGSGKSMTSYAVMGILPRGVHQTSGRILVDGQDVTDVERRSVACHFAMIFQNPRDSLNPLMRVGEQVARMVALHQGVSRRDARVQAVELLEQVRIAQPAEAARKYPHQLSGGMCQRIMIAMALACRPRLLLADEPTTALDVTVQSQILDLMVELTEQIQCGVLLVTHDLGVVAETCDRVNVLNHGNLVEHGPAMDLLHDPQHEYTRYLLDSARELEVDGA is encoded by the coding sequence ATGAGCCGCCTGGTCGTCGAGAACCTCGGCATCGCCACGGCCGCCGGGACGCGGATCCTGGACGACGTCTCCTTCGACATCGCGCCCGGCGAGATCGTCGGCCTGGTGGGCGAGTCCGGCTCCGGCAAGTCGATGACGTCGTACGCCGTCATGGGGATCCTGCCGCGCGGCGTGCACCAGACCTCGGGGCGGATCCTCGTCGACGGCCAGGACGTCACCGACGTCGAGCGCCGCTCGGTCGCCTGTCACTTCGCGATGATCTTCCAGAACCCGCGCGACTCCCTCAACCCGCTGATGCGGGTCGGCGAGCAGGTCGCGCGGATGGTCGCCCTGCACCAGGGCGTCAGCCGCCGCGACGCCCGCGTCCAGGCGGTCGAGCTCCTCGAGCAGGTCCGGATCGCCCAGCCCGCCGAGGCGGCGCGGAAGTACCCGCACCAGCTCTCCGGCGGCATGTGCCAGCGGATCATGATCGCGATGGCGCTCGCCTGCCGGCCGCGGCTGCTGCTGGCCGACGAGCCGACCACCGCCCTCGACGTCACCGTGCAGTCGCAGATCCTCGACCTGATGGTGGAGCTCACCGAGCAGATCCAGTGCGGCGTCCTGCTGGTGACGCACGACCTCGGCGTGGTCGCCGAGACCTGCGACCGGGTCAACGTGCTCAACCACGGCAACCTCGTCGAGCACGGCCCGGCCATGGACCTGCTGCACGACCCCCAGCACGAGTACACCCGCTATCTCCTGGATTCCGCCCGCGAGCTGGAGGTGGACGGTGCTTGA
- a CDS encoding ABC transporter substrate-binding protein, giving the protein MKAHSRRSRLMMSVTALTVAGALVLSACGSDSDSGSTGKKPLVISLDSSVDVIDPQQWRTPASMVTSGSVVEQVIEQTYSESGAARIGGGEFTNALSEKHEYSADGKTLTITLREGLKFADGKPLTAEDVVWSYQRGLEMSAAYTKVLYPMVGLTPESFTAPDARTVQVTAEFGTPLLDKMLAMQPFGVYSKATGEEHATPDDPWAADWFRENSNSSGPYKVAAYDKTTSIQLAPNTEYYDQDRIANGGVTIQFVSDPAQRALLLRNGEIDLAGGLPLDQVAELAKTDGLSVVSEASNRLEYLGLNTTKAPFDDKRVRQAIALAMPYQTFVDEVLYGYGDASSGIVSSNMETHSDAVTDAFSTDVAAAKQLLSDAGVSDLSTTLSFKQSSTVEARAAVYIQSALKEIGIDVQIKPLPDAEFTQRTNARDLEMYLNNFLAWGADPFYQMASLAGSGAGTNFNNYANPALDELLQKGFRTQDQADRDAVSAEAQALLVDEMPLVPLWNPKWTYVVRDGVHGLTKDNTEQLRLQYLTKD; this is encoded by the coding sequence GTGAAAGCGCACTCCCGTCGATCGCGGCTGATGATGTCGGTGACGGCCCTGACCGTCGCCGGTGCCCTTGTTCTGTCTGCCTGCGGCTCCGACTCCGACAGCGGGTCGACCGGCAAGAAGCCGTTGGTGATCAGCCTGGACAGCTCGGTCGACGTCATCGACCCGCAGCAGTGGCGGACGCCGGCGTCGATGGTGACCTCGGGCTCCGTGGTGGAGCAGGTCATCGAGCAGACGTACAGCGAGAGCGGGGCGGCGCGGATCGGCGGCGGTGAGTTCACCAACGCGCTGTCGGAGAAGCACGAGTACTCCGCGGACGGGAAGACGCTGACGATCACGCTGCGTGAGGGGCTGAAGTTCGCCGACGGCAAGCCGCTGACGGCGGAGGACGTGGTCTGGTCCTACCAGCGCGGCCTCGAGATGTCGGCCGCCTACACCAAGGTGCTCTACCCGATGGTCGGCCTGACGCCGGAGAGCTTCACGGCGCCCGACGCGCGGACGGTGCAGGTCACCGCCGAGTTCGGTACGCCGCTGCTCGACAAGATGCTCGCGATGCAGCCGTTCGGCGTCTACTCCAAGGCGACCGGCGAGGAGCACGCGACGCCGGACGACCCGTGGGCGGCCGACTGGTTCCGTGAGAACAGCAACTCGTCGGGCCCCTACAAGGTCGCGGCGTACGACAAGACGACCAGCATCCAGCTCGCGCCGAACACTGAGTACTACGACCAGGACCGCATCGCCAACGGCGGCGTGACCATCCAGTTCGTCTCCGACCCGGCCCAGCGCGCGCTGCTGCTGCGCAACGGCGAGATCGACCTCGCCGGCGGCCTGCCGCTGGACCAGGTGGCGGAGCTGGCGAAGACCGACGGCCTGTCGGTGGTGTCCGAGGCGTCCAACCGCCTGGAGTACCTCGGTCTCAACACGACCAAGGCGCCCTTCGACGACAAGCGGGTCCGCCAGGCGATCGCCCTCGCGATGCCGTACCAGACCTTCGTCGACGAGGTCCTCTACGGGTACGGCGACGCGTCGTCCGGCATCGTGTCGAGCAACATGGAGACGCACTCCGACGCCGTGACCGACGCGTTCAGCACCGACGTCGCGGCCGCGAAGCAGCTGCTCAGCGACGCTGGGGTCAGCGATCTCAGCACGACCCTGTCCTTCAAGCAGTCCTCGACGGTCGAGGCGCGCGCCGCGGTCTACATCCAGTCCGCGCTGAAGGAGATCGGGATCGACGTGCAGATCAAGCCGCTGCCCGACGCCGAGTTCACCCAGCGCACCAACGCCCGCGACCTGGAGATGTACCTCAACAACTTCCTCGCGTGGGGAGCCGACCCGTTCTACCAGATGGCGTCCCTGGCCGGCAGCGGCGCGGGAACGAACTTCAACAACTACGCCAACCCGGCCCTGGACGAGTTGCTGCAGAAGGGCTTCCGCACCCAGGACCAGGCTGACCGCGACGCGGTCTCCGCCGAGGCGCAGGCGCTCCTCGTCGACGAGATGCCGCTGGTGCCGCTCTGGAACCCGAAGTGGACCTACGTCGTGCGTGACGGCGTGCACGGCCTCACCAAGGACAACACCGAGCAGCTCCGCCTGCAGTACCTGACCAAGGACTGA